From a single Planctellipticum variicoloris genomic region:
- the larE gene encoding ATP-dependent sacrificial sulfur transferase LarE, whose translation MTDLSPELTEKRERLLALLAACPRVVVAYSGGVDSAVVTMAAHLACGDRAVAATAVSSSLAAGEAEGAAEVARQIGIVHQTVATAEFENPQYLANPTNRCFYCKTELYQRLETYLAADPDVVIVNGANVDDLGDHRPGMVAAKEHRVRSPLVEAGISKAEVRELARHWNLQVWDKPAAPCLSSRIAYGVAVTPERVQRIDAAEQFLRERFGLRELRVRLEANELARIEIPLSALPRLCEPGLRDELVARFRELGFQYVTLDLEGFRSGSLNAVLVELRR comes from the coding sequence ATGACCGATTTGTCCCCGGAACTGACTGAGAAACGTGAACGTCTGCTTGCACTGCTGGCCGCGTGTCCGCGGGTGGTGGTCGCGTATTCGGGGGGCGTCGACAGCGCGGTGGTGACGATGGCGGCCCACCTGGCCTGCGGCGACCGGGCGGTGGCGGCGACCGCGGTCAGCTCCAGCCTGGCGGCGGGGGAGGCGGAGGGGGCTGCGGAGGTGGCCCGGCAAATCGGGATTGTCCACCAGACCGTGGCGACGGCGGAGTTCGAGAATCCGCAGTACCTGGCCAATCCGACGAACCGCTGCTTCTACTGCAAGACCGAGCTGTACCAGCGGCTGGAAACGTATCTGGCCGCCGATCCGGACGTGGTGATCGTCAACGGGGCGAACGTGGACGACCTGGGGGACCATCGGCCGGGGATGGTCGCGGCGAAAGAGCACCGGGTGCGGAGCCCGCTGGTCGAGGCGGGGATTTCGAAAGCGGAGGTCCGCGAACTGGCCCGGCACTGGAACCTGCAGGTGTGGGACAAGCCGGCGGCCCCGTGTCTGTCGAGCCGGATCGCGTATGGGGTGGCGGTGACGCCGGAACGGGTGCAGCGGATCGACGCGGCGGAGCAGTTCCTGCGGGAACGCTTCGGGCTGCGGGAGCTGCGAGTGCGGCTGGAGGCGAACGAGCTGGCGCGGATCGAGATCCCGCTGTCCGCCCTGCCCCGCCTGTGCGAGCCTGGCCTGCGGGACGAGCTGGTGGCCCGGTTCCGGGAGCTGGGGTTCCAGTATGTGACGCTGGATCTGGAAGGGTTCCGGTCGGGGAGTTTGAATGCGGTGCTGGTGGAGCTTCGGAGGTAG
- a CDS encoding c-type cytochrome domain-containing protein: MTRVQNGLAGFLMLAIVVASSVAVAAITPAQRKELADIRNDAGKAASLISKKKFEEAEQALKDAEDRLAALIKEAQLEETDPALTPVRKVIELQRANLAKKSGAGGADEISFAKDVAPILAAKCVSCHDDDASGGLRLDTFAGMEKGGKNGPLAIPGRPQNSQLVFRVMTPNPQLRMPKNAAALTPEEIQKVAAWVAAGAKFDGEDKATELANLGKKKPAGPPPEIMKATGDEKVSFIRDIAPTLVNTCGGCHGAGRQSGGLSLATFERVMQGGDSGRVIVGGSLEGSRLWRMVNADEEPVMPQGQARITRKWHADLRTWITEGAKFDGGDAKKPLREMIPSEEQIKAELLAKLTPAEWVAKREKDSKDQWGRVFSKNAEPTMVQGPEFIVLGDVSEARLKDVESWATQYAGKLREMFGVKDEPLFKGKLAIFVLKERFGYEEFNNTIHRREVPREVTGHSEVTPGLEEAFIAVQDVGDEVSAESPGLHGAVLEHVTGAFLKRSGGTLPDWIIRGAGLALSGGKSGPAGAYVSGLQGEAGAILRTAMLSKPEDLFQNGTFAPGEVGAIGFTLVDFLLKQGGPANFGRLVARLQAGDKVETAIQTVYKSDSRVLAAAYASTLGSGSRKSGKK; the protein is encoded by the coding sequence ATGACGCGGGTCCAGAACGGGCTGGCCGGATTTCTGATGCTGGCCATCGTCGTGGCATCGAGCGTGGCCGTTGCGGCCATCACCCCGGCCCAGCGCAAAGAGCTTGCCGACATCCGCAACGATGCCGGCAAGGCCGCGTCGCTGATCTCGAAGAAGAAATTCGAAGAGGCCGAGCAGGCCCTCAAAGACGCCGAAGATCGCCTCGCCGCCCTCATCAAAGAGGCGCAGCTCGAGGAAACTGACCCGGCTCTGACGCCGGTCCGGAAAGTCATCGAACTCCAGCGAGCCAACCTGGCGAAGAAGTCCGGAGCAGGGGGGGCGGACGAAATCAGCTTCGCCAAAGACGTCGCCCCGATTCTGGCTGCGAAGTGCGTCTCCTGCCACGACGACGACGCCTCCGGCGGTCTGCGGCTGGACACGTTCGCCGGCATGGAGAAGGGGGGGAAAAACGGCCCGCTCGCCATTCCCGGTCGTCCGCAGAACAGTCAGCTCGTATTCCGCGTGATGACGCCGAATCCGCAACTGCGCATGCCGAAGAACGCCGCAGCGCTGACCCCCGAAGAGATTCAAAAAGTTGCGGCCTGGGTCGCGGCCGGAGCCAAGTTTGACGGCGAAGACAAGGCGACCGAGCTGGCCAACCTGGGGAAGAAGAAGCCGGCGGGACCGCCGCCGGAGATCATGAAGGCGACCGGCGACGAAAAGGTTTCTTTCATTCGCGACATCGCCCCCACGCTCGTGAATACCTGCGGCGGCTGCCACGGCGCAGGCCGGCAGTCGGGCGGATTGTCGCTGGCCACATTCGAAAGAGTCATGCAGGGGGGCGACAGCGGACGCGTGATCGTCGGCGGCAGCCTGGAAGGAAGCCGCCTGTGGCGCATGGTCAACGCCGACGAAGAGCCGGTCATGCCGCAGGGGCAGGCCCGCATCACCCGCAAGTGGCACGCCGACCTGCGGACGTGGATCACCGAAGGTGCGAAATTTGATGGCGGAGACGCCAAAAAGCCGTTGCGGGAAATGATCCCCAGCGAAGAACAGATTAAAGCTGAGTTGCTGGCGAAGTTGACTCCCGCCGAGTGGGTCGCCAAGCGAGAAAAAGACTCGAAGGACCAATGGGGCCGGGTCTTCTCCAAGAACGCCGAGCCGACCATGGTGCAGGGGCCCGAGTTCATCGTCCTGGGCGATGTCTCCGAAGCCCGGCTGAAGGACGTCGAAAGCTGGGCGACGCAATACGCCGGCAAGCTCCGCGAGATGTTCGGCGTCAAGGACGAGCCCCTCTTCAAAGGCAAGCTGGCGATCTTCGTGCTGAAAGAACGCTTCGGTTACGAAGAGTTCAATAACACGATTCATCGCCGGGAAGTGCCGCGCGAAGTGACGGGGCATTCCGAGGTCACGCCGGGGCTCGAAGAGGCCTTCATCGCCGTTCAGGACGTGGGCGACGAAGTCTCGGCCGAGTCGCCCGGCCTGCACGGAGCGGTACTCGAACATGTGACCGGCGCTTTCCTCAAGCGATCGGGCGGAACGCTTCCCGACTGGATTATCCGCGGCGCGGGCCTGGCCCTGTCGGGCGGCAAGAGCGGTCCGGCAGGCGCCTATGTCAGCGGCCTGCAGGGAGAAGCGGGAGCGATCCTGCGAACAGCGATGCTCTCGAAGCCCGAAGACCTGTTCCAGAACGGCACCTTCGCTCCGGGCGAGGTCGGCGCCATCGGCTTCACGCTGGTCGATTTCCTGCTCAAACAGGGCGGCCCGGCAAACTTCGGCCGGCTGGTGGCCCGGCTGCAGGCCGGCGACAAAGTTGAGACGGCAATTCAAACCGTCTACAAGAGTGACAGTCGCGTACTGGCCGCCGCCTACGCCAGCACGCTGGGTTCAGGCTCGCGCAAAAGCGGCAAGAAATAA
- the thiO gene encoding glycine oxidase ThiO, with protein MVDVLIIGGGAIGLSTAWELAGAGRKVCVVEQGAFGMEASWAGAGMLRPGHCELARTREARLRAHSHRLWPEWSARLRETTGIDNGYVRCGALEVRSDGNPDSLEAEISAWRNEGVAVEPVNADDLRRRFPAVGPRVTSAYFQPELGQIRNPRHMKALLIACEQRGVELRPGCPVSGFEHQGGKITAVRTIAGPLSAAEYLVTGGAWTGNLLATLGLSVPVKPIRGQIVLLQQRPLTFRCVIQEGHRYLVPRPDGRVLIGATEEDVGFNRQTTASAVAGLIQFACDVVPDLASASVEQSWAGLRPHAPDGLPFLGRVAGWQNLSIAAGHYRNGLEMSPITAVLMRQLLLGEPLTLPDECKGLADASPIASL; from the coding sequence ATGGTGGATGTGCTGATCATCGGCGGCGGTGCGATCGGATTGTCGACCGCGTGGGAGCTGGCCGGAGCCGGGCGCAAAGTCTGCGTCGTGGAGCAGGGGGCCTTCGGCATGGAGGCCTCCTGGGCCGGAGCCGGCATGCTCCGCCCCGGCCACTGCGAGCTGGCCCGCACGCGTGAGGCCCGGCTGCGGGCCCACAGCCACCGCCTCTGGCCGGAATGGTCGGCTCGCCTTCGTGAGACAACCGGCATCGATAACGGCTACGTCCGCTGCGGCGCGCTCGAAGTTCGGAGCGACGGGAATCCCGACTCTCTTGAGGCCGAAATCTCCGCCTGGCGCAACGAAGGCGTCGCAGTGGAGCCGGTCAATGCCGACGATCTGCGACGTCGCTTTCCCGCAGTGGGACCGCGAGTCACGTCGGCCTATTTTCAGCCGGAGCTGGGGCAGATCCGGAATCCGCGCCATATGAAAGCACTCCTCATCGCCTGCGAACAGCGCGGCGTGGAACTGCGGCCCGGTTGCCCGGTCTCCGGTTTTGAGCATCAGGGCGGGAAGATCACCGCAGTTCGTACGATCGCCGGCCCGCTCTCTGCCGCGGAATACCTCGTGACAGGCGGCGCCTGGACCGGCAATCTGCTCGCGACGCTCGGATTGTCGGTCCCGGTCAAACCGATCCGCGGCCAGATCGTGCTGCTGCAACAGCGGCCGCTGACGTTCCGCTGCGTGATTCAGGAAGGGCATCGCTACCTGGTGCCGCGACCGGACGGGCGGGTCCTGATCGGAGCCACCGAAGAAGATGTCGGCTTCAACCGCCAGACAACCGCCTCGGCGGTGGCTGGCCTGATTCAGTTCGCCTGCGACGTGGTTCCCGATCTGGCGTCGGCCAGCGTCGAGCAAAGCTGGGCAGGGCTTCGGCCGCACGCTCCCGACGGGCTGCCGTTTCTCGGCCGCGTCGCTGGCTGGCAGAACCTGTCCATCGCCGCCGGCCACTACCGGAACGGGCTGGAGATGTCTCCGATCACCGCGGTGCTGATGCGGCAGCTTCTGCTCGGCGAGCCGTTGACGCTGCCCGACGAATGCAAGGGCCTCGCGGACGCCTCGCCCATCGCCTCGCTTTGA
- the dtd gene encoding D-aminoacyl-tRNA deacylase, whose amino-acid sequence MRAVVQRVSHAKVTVAGEVTGEIGPGFLILLGVAEGDSAADAKTLAEKIVGLRVFEDPDGKMNLSLGETGGAMLVVSQFTLLGDCRKGRRPSFIAAARPEVANQLYEHFVAEVRQHGIPVETGKFQAHMDVELVNDGPVTLLLDSRKAF is encoded by the coding sequence ATGCGTGCAGTCGTTCAACGAGTCTCCCACGCGAAAGTGACGGTCGCCGGAGAAGTGACTGGCGAGATCGGTCCGGGATTTCTGATCCTGCTCGGCGTGGCCGAGGGAGACAGCGCGGCCGATGCGAAGACGCTGGCGGAAAAAATCGTCGGCCTGCGGGTCTTCGAGGATCCCGACGGCAAGATGAATCTGTCGCTCGGCGAGACCGGCGGCGCGATGCTCGTCGTCAGCCAGTTCACGCTGCTGGGCGATTGCCGGAAGGGCCGGCGGCCAAGTTTCATCGCCGCGGCCCGACCGGAAGTTGCCAATCAACTTTACGAGCACTTCGTCGCCGAAGTGCGGCAGCATGGCATCCCGGTGGAGACCGGAAAGTTTCAAGCGCATATGGACGTCGAGCTGGTCAACGACGGCCCGGTGACGCTGCTGCTCGACAGCCGGAAGGCGTTCTGA
- a CDS encoding acetyl-CoA carboxylase carboxyltransferase subunit alpha: MKSQYVLPFERPIYELEEQLAKLEAQPNPTSNTLDAIRNMRTEIQRMKREIFDNLDAWQTVQVARHQERPQTCDYIDLMCDEFVELHGDRAFGDDRALITGFARLDDRKVLLVGQQKGRTLKERSECYYGCAHPEGYRKALLKMEMAAKYGVPIVCLIDTPGAYPGIGAEERGQAYTIAVNLREMMLLPTPIVCVVIGEGGSGGALGIGMGDSVSMLQFAYYSVISPEGCAGILWKSSKFADQAAKALKFTGKDLLKFGVVDEVIPEPLGGAHRAPRVMASTLKSTIVRNLRSLASLPERELLDRRYQKFRQIGVFEELGASEVAPA; this comes from the coding sequence ATGAAATCGCAGTACGTGTTGCCGTTTGAACGCCCCATTTACGAGCTCGAAGAGCAGCTCGCGAAGTTAGAGGCGCAGCCCAATCCCACTTCCAACACGCTGGACGCAATCCGCAACATGCGGACCGAAATCCAGCGGATGAAGCGGGAGATCTTCGACAATCTCGACGCCTGGCAGACGGTCCAGGTCGCCCGTCATCAGGAACGCCCGCAAACCTGCGACTACATCGACCTGATGTGCGACGAATTCGTCGAACTTCACGGCGACCGCGCGTTCGGCGACGACCGGGCGCTGATCACCGGGTTCGCCCGGCTCGACGATCGTAAAGTGCTTCTCGTCGGCCAGCAGAAAGGGCGGACGCTCAAAGAGCGGAGCGAGTGCTATTACGGCTGCGCTCATCCGGAGGGCTACCGCAAAGCGCTGCTGAAAATGGAGATGGCCGCCAAATACGGCGTCCCCATCGTCTGTCTGATCGACACGCCCGGCGCCTATCCCGGCATCGGGGCCGAAGAGCGCGGCCAGGCTTACACGATCGCGGTGAATCTCCGCGAGATGATGCTGCTGCCGACTCCCATCGTCTGCGTCGTCATCGGAGAAGGGGGGTCGGGAGGGGCGCTCGGCATCGGCATGGGCGATTCGGTCTCGATGCTTCAGTTCGCCTACTACTCGGTCATCAGCCCCGAAGGCTGCGCCGGCATTTTGTGGAAGAGCAGCAAGTTCGCCGACCAGGCCGCCAAGGCGCTGAAGTTCACCGGCAAAGATCTGCTGAAGTTCGGCGTTGTGGACGAAGTGATTCCGGAGCCGCTCGGGGGCGCCCATCGGGCTCCGCGCGTGATGGCCTCAACGCTCAAGTCGACGATCGTCCGCAACCTGCGCTCGCTGGCGTCGCTGCCGGAGCGGGAGCTGCTCGATCGCCGCTACCAGAAGTTCCGCCAGATCGGCGTCTTCGAAGAGCTCGGCGCCAGCGAAGTCGCGCCCGCATAG
- a CDS encoding serine/threonine protein kinase translates to MSEDDLTIDGFQLTTCVGSGGTSQVWEVAEQGTNRHLAMKIVYSKVPDYKECKAILKHEAAVFKTLDHPNIVKFDRYQSSRDWTYLLMEYFRAPNIKQQIKVDIIPVHARVKPLMEQVCLALAHIHQKGWIHRDLKPDNILMNRAAEVRLVDFSLTVRQMSGLGKLIGSKQFSTIQGTRTYIAPETIRRKAPTPATDLYSLGITFFEILVGKTPFQGSTPQDVLQKHLTAQAPAPSEFNPNVTAEMDRVVLKLLSKKPDARYKDVGELLGELRRIRIFKEDVEEKRVVVEDKPEDLMEQMKSGGVNSRLDAQRERLVRENPEFAVELQEQKAAREKRRAADRAKILKAKEPAPAAPAPQQQFPPQQYPQQPMPMMPQMYPGMPPQGYPQQYPPQQYPPQGFPQPGYPGAPGMPQPGMMPPGYPPGPQFAPPPGQAPQVPQPPAAARPAAPQQPPRPTPQPQPARPAAPAPQRQAAPPAPPPRPAAPPKPAQPAAARETRKQPLPEDEDLPFMTELPDVL, encoded by the coding sequence GTGTCGGAAGACGATCTGACAATTGATGGCTTTCAATTGACGACCTGCGTCGGCAGCGGCGGCACCAGTCAGGTCTGGGAAGTGGCGGAGCAGGGGACCAATCGCCACCTGGCCATGAAGATCGTCTACTCCAAAGTCCCCGATTACAAAGAGTGCAAGGCGATTCTCAAGCACGAGGCCGCCGTCTTCAAGACGCTCGATCACCCGAATATCGTCAAGTTCGACCGCTACCAGTCCTCGCGCGACTGGACCTATCTGCTGATGGAGTATTTCCGCGCTCCGAACATCAAGCAGCAGATCAAAGTCGACATCATTCCGGTCCACGCCCGCGTCAAGCCGCTGATGGAGCAGGTCTGTCTCGCGCTGGCTCACATTCATCAGAAGGGCTGGATTCACCGCGATCTGAAACCGGACAACATTCTGATGAACCGCGCGGCAGAAGTTCGCCTGGTGGATTTCTCGCTGACGGTCCGCCAGATGAGCGGTCTCGGCAAGCTGATCGGTTCGAAGCAGTTCAGCACCATTCAGGGCACGCGCACCTACATCGCTCCGGAGACGATCCGCCGCAAGGCCCCGACTCCCGCGACGGACCTTTACAGCCTGGGAATTACGTTCTTCGAGATTCTCGTCGGCAAGACCCCCTTTCAGGGATCCACGCCGCAGGACGTGCTGCAGAAGCATCTGACGGCGCAGGCCCCTGCTCCCTCCGAGTTCAATCCCAATGTCACGGCGGAGATGGATCGCGTCGTGCTGAAGCTTCTCAGCAAGAAGCCCGACGCCCGTTACAAGGATGTGGGCGAACTGCTCGGCGAACTGCGCCGAATCCGCATTTTCAAAGAGGATGTCGAAGAGAAACGCGTCGTCGTGGAAGACAAGCCCGAGGACCTGATGGAACAGATGAAATCGGGGGGCGTCAACAGCCGTCTCGATGCCCAGCGCGAACGCCTGGTCCGGGAGAACCCCGAGTTCGCGGTCGAGCTTCAGGAGCAGAAAGCCGCACGGGAAAAACGTCGCGCCGCCGATCGGGCCAAGATCCTGAAGGCCAAGGAGCCTGCGCCGGCGGCCCCCGCACCCCAGCAGCAGTTTCCGCCGCAGCAATACCCGCAGCAGCCGATGCCGATGATGCCGCAGATGTATCCCGGCATGCCGCCGCAGGGTTACCCGCAACAGTATCCACCACAGCAGTATCCCCCGCAGGGTTTTCCGCAGCCAGGCTATCCGGGCGCTCCGGGAATGCCGCAGCCGGGAATGATGCCCCCCGGCTACCCTCCTGGCCCCCAGTTTGCGCCCCCTCCCGGACAAGCCCCGCAGGTTCCGCAGCCGCCAGCCGCTGCACGTCCCGCAGCGCCGCAGCAACCGCCACGACCGACGCCTCAACCGCAGCCTGCCCGCCCGGCCGCACCGGCGCCGCAGCGACAGGCCGCTCCACCGGCGCCTCCGCCCCGACCCGCAGCCCCCCCGAAACCGGCGCAACCGGCTGCCGCCCGGGAAACCCGCAAGCAGCCGCTCCCGGAGGACGAGGATCTGCCGTTTATGACCGAATTGCCGGATGTGCTGTGA
- a CDS encoding efflux RND transporter periplasmic adaptor subunit: MIGMRWCKPALAAGFLGSVVAGSPVLAQAPQTPAAPGTKAAAPVAVAGDQVVVKRETPRILPPQDYRVPLILEPYTLFTLTAPHDGLVRQVSAKAGQKLISQADLVRFDNTEARLRHQRAAALHKAATLEQKLAPKDETQAELAKARVEAAKADLDLAQYHLDQTAIRAPQAGEVLRVLVAEGQFVRAGDPLVQFGDLARMKVEVPASRSEVQVDQPLKINIDSAEVDAKVESILPLAERFNPLRDLFDSIASAVLVVENPGGKLQPGQSVFVPMIPRQPVIQVASTAIGNLPDGQRKVQIVRASTVRDIPVQLLGGQGPTRTFVSGPFLEGDEIIYESSHLLADGFQLKPAGVAATAGAAGGTAPGTTPQPSNPARNTSGF, from the coding sequence ATGATTGGCATGCGGTGGTGCAAACCGGCTTTGGCGGCGGGATTCTTAGGATCGGTGGTGGCCGGGAGCCCGGTGCTGGCTCAAGCCCCCCAGACTCCCGCTGCACCGGGCACAAAGGCGGCTGCGCCTGTGGCCGTGGCCGGCGATCAGGTCGTCGTCAAACGGGAGACGCCCAGAATCCTCCCGCCGCAGGACTATCGGGTTCCTCTGATTCTCGAACCCTACACGTTATTCACGCTCACAGCGCCCCATGACGGCCTGGTCCGCCAGGTGAGCGCCAAGGCTGGACAGAAGCTGATTTCCCAGGCCGACCTGGTCCGTTTCGACAATACGGAAGCGCGCCTTCGCCACCAGCGGGCCGCCGCGTTGCACAAAGCCGCGACCCTGGAACAGAAGCTCGCCCCCAAGGATGAAACTCAGGCCGAACTGGCCAAGGCCCGCGTCGAAGCGGCCAAGGCCGATCTCGATCTGGCGCAGTACCATCTGGACCAGACCGCGATTCGCGCTCCGCAGGCCGGTGAGGTGCTGCGAGTTCTGGTGGCGGAAGGTCAATTTGTCCGGGCGGGAGACCCTCTCGTTCAGTTTGGCGACCTGGCTCGCATGAAAGTCGAAGTTCCCGCCAGCCGGAGCGAGGTGCAAGTCGATCAGCCGCTGAAAATCAACATCGACTCCGCCGAAGTCGATGCCAAAGTCGAGTCGATTCTCCCGCTGGCGGAACGGTTTAATCCGCTCCGCGACCTGTTCGACTCCATCGCTTCGGCGGTCCTGGTCGTCGAGAATCCGGGCGGAAAGCTGCAGCCGGGGCAATCCGTCTTCGTGCCGATGATCCCTCGCCAGCCGGTCATTCAGGTGGCCTCAACCGCGATCGGAAATCTGCCGGATGGTCAGCGAAAAGTGCAAATCGTCCGTGCTTCGACCGTCCGCGACATTCCGGTCCAGTTGCTGGGAGGGCAGGGGCCGACACGGACGTTCGTCAGCGGCCCGTTCCTCGAAGGCGACGAAATCATCTACGAATCATCGCATCTCCTGGCAGACGGCTTCCAACTGAAGCCGGCTGGCGTCGCCGCGACGGCAGGCGCTGCGGGAGGTACTGCGCCGGGGACCACACCTCAACCGTCGAATCCCGCCCGAAATACCAGCGGTTTTTGA
- a CDS encoding LptF/LptG family permease — MRLLERYILWELVRVFSVLVTIFTVLLVFVGVVAQARQHGLGLGEIIQILPYIPPSLLPYTIPATMLLTVCVVYGRMSADREIIAAKSAGVHVISLIWPSYFLGAVLSVGTLFMTDQIIPWSMGNIGRVVRLAMENLFLDKLRTQSQVNNRKLGIAITVLDVRNRVLIMPTFRYSPSGKETFTAQAEEARLSFDLNRQEVVVQMKNARINAPGRISGWFENHEDRFPLPIDRAGLQVQTMRILDIQGKLRTSELSSERLRDADAIEAAFALATGDFERLGGNSFVMRSYEHQEGAGQIRRMRTEVNTRFAMATSCFFFVLVGSPFAILMARKQFLTSFLFCFLPILVIYYPVAMMSQNLSKTGMVDPTWAVWSANALLLTAGGICIRRVLQN; from the coding sequence ATGCGGCTGCTTGAGCGGTATATCCTGTGGGAGCTGGTACGCGTTTTCAGCGTGCTGGTCACGATTTTCACGGTGCTGCTCGTCTTCGTCGGCGTGGTCGCGCAGGCGCGGCAGCACGGCCTGGGACTGGGTGAGATCATCCAGATCCTGCCGTACATTCCGCCGAGCCTGCTGCCCTACACCATTCCCGCGACGATGCTGCTGACGGTCTGCGTGGTCTACGGTCGAATGTCGGCCGACCGGGAAATCATCGCCGCGAAGTCGGCCGGCGTGCACGTCATTTCGCTGATCTGGCCATCCTATTTTCTGGGCGCCGTTCTGAGCGTCGGCACCCTGTTTATGACCGACCAGATCATTCCGTGGTCGATGGGGAACATCGGGCGGGTCGTCCGGCTGGCGATGGAGAACCTTTTCCTCGACAAGCTGAGGACCCAGTCGCAGGTCAATAATCGCAAGCTCGGAATTGCAATCACCGTGCTCGACGTGCGAAATCGCGTGCTGATCATGCCGACCTTCCGCTACTCGCCCAGCGGCAAGGAGACCTTCACCGCCCAGGCGGAAGAGGCCCGGTTGAGTTTTGACCTGAACCGGCAGGAAGTGGTCGTGCAGATGAAGAATGCGCGCATCAATGCTCCGGGGCGGATCTCGGGCTGGTTCGAGAACCACGAAGACCGATTCCCGTTGCCGATCGACCGGGCCGGGCTGCAGGTCCAGACCATGAGAATCCTGGACATTCAGGGAAAGCTGCGAACGTCGGAGCTTTCGAGCGAACGACTGCGGGATGCGGACGCGATTGAAGCCGCGTTTGCTCTGGCGACCGGGGATTTCGAGCGGCTCGGCGGCAATTCGTTTGTGATGCGGTCCTACGAACACCAAGAAGGCGCCGGACAGATCCGCCGGATGAGAACCGAGGTCAACACTCGATTTGCGATGGCGACGAGCTGCTTTTTCTTTGTGCTGGTCGGCAGTCCGTTCGCCATATTGATGGCCCGCAAGCAGTTTTTGACCAGCTTCCTGTTCTGCTTCCTGCCGATTCTGGTGATCTACTACCCCGTTGCCATGATGAGCCAGAATCTGTCGAAGACCGGGATGGTCGATCCCACCTGGGCAGTGTGGTCGGCGAATGCGCTGCTGCTGACTGCCGGCGGCATCTGCATCCGGCGCGTGTTGCAAAACTGA
- a CDS encoding peptidylprolyl isomerase, with amino-acid sequence MRFLMARLSLAGALLALPWPGVVTIAAAAPPAAKDAATEWKTLTARRDELIKKVDDLKVRFRGAQEAEQLKIREEVFKLADEFQKTIYPRLTTLAPKVYADDPQNFDAGELVLEAAYQANRYEDAVKTGEQLIAAGRKSALTLNITGVAYFGLQDFGKSKALLQQAETEGLLIPQLGGRYLEQCDDYADLWKAELIIREQETKAEGDEQLPRVEFKTSRGLIVLELFENEAPNTVANFISLVEGKKYNGVKFHRVIPGFMAQGGDPNTLDANLENDGQGGPGYTIACECYREDARKHFRGSLSMAHAGKDTGGSQFFLTHLPTAHLNASAEEERGHTVFGRVVEGMDVVAAMQVGDAIESATVTRKRSHPYKPETKPDARRGRGE; translated from the coding sequence ATGCGCTTTCTCATGGCCCGTCTGAGTCTTGCCGGTGCGCTGCTTGCGTTGCCGTGGCCCGGCGTCGTCACCATTGCCGCCGCGGCCCCTCCCGCGGCCAAGGACGCCGCGACGGAATGGAAAACGCTCACCGCACGGCGAGACGAACTGATCAAGAAAGTCGACGACCTGAAAGTCCGTTTTCGCGGGGCGCAAGAGGCCGAGCAGCTCAAGATTCGCGAAGAGGTCTTCAAGCTCGCCGACGAATTTCAGAAGACGATCTACCCGCGGCTGACGACGCTCGCTCCGAAAGTCTACGCAGACGATCCGCAGAATTTCGATGCCGGCGAACTGGTGCTGGAGGCGGCCTACCAGGCCAATCGGTACGAGGACGCGGTCAAGACGGGCGAGCAGCTCATTGCCGCAGGGCGCAAGTCGGCGCTGACGCTGAATATCACGGGAGTGGCGTATTTCGGCCTGCAGGATTTCGGCAAGTCCAAGGCCCTGCTGCAACAGGCGGAGACTGAAGGGCTGCTCATCCCGCAACTGGGAGGCCGCTACCTCGAGCAGTGCGACGACTACGCCGATCTCTGGAAGGCCGAGCTGATCATTCGAGAGCAGGAGACCAAGGCCGAAGGGGACGAACAGCTTCCCCGCGTCGAGTTCAAGACCAGCCGGGGGCTGATCGTGCTGGAGCTGTTCGAGAATGAAGCTCCGAACACGGTGGCGAACTTCATCAGTCTGGTGGAGGGGAAGAAGTACAACGGCGTCAAATTCCATCGTGTGATCCCTGGCTTCATGGCCCAGGGGGGCGATCCGAATACGCTCGACGCCAATCTCGAAAACGACGGTCAAGGCGGTCCCGGGTACACGATTGCCTGCGAGTGCTACCGTGAAGACGCGCGAAAGCACTTTCGCGGAAGCCTGAGCATGGCGCACGCCGGCAAGGACACCGGGGGCTCGCAGTTCTTCCTGACGCACCTGCCGACGGCCCACCTGAACGCCAGCGCCGAAGAAGAGCGCGGCCATACCGTCTTTGGGCGAGTGGTCGAAGGAATGGACGTTGTGGCGGCGATGCAGGTGGGCGACGCGATTGAATCGGCGACGGTGACGCGCAAGCGGAGCCATCCTTATAAGCCCGAGACAAAGCCGGATGCGCGACGCGGGCGGGGCGAATAG